One window of the Rhipicephalus microplus isolate Deutch F79 chromosome 2, USDA_Rmic, whole genome shotgun sequence genome contains the following:
- the LOC142793357 gene encoding uncharacterized protein LOC142793357 produces MGSVGAVSAAVYGRGNRVIAASDNEYRVVLPSLPSGRLVLNTVFVHADVRARPYRVEDFRDTLSDLKLLSEVTALGAYQMNHVWAVTFKCAEGAKRLLEKAEVKVKGQRCLLIDPSNQELRLKLHWLLPTVPDDDVRAAFLNYGRVTDIIKERWKVSGVTDKASTTRNVAMTLKAGVKPEDLPHQIRIAGELALVVVPGRAPLCLRCQCTGHIRRDCRVPRCTLCHRFGHNESECVRTYASVAGPMGSDDTSELLMDEADSEAAARVEAESATMDSVPAEQISGESAHVKSTNLKAEDTLLVKIDSSEALQTQEDKSNVTEEVNREVVEEMDISKEGTTTNKRSHEGAEGESESTDPSSRDEPPAKATPVRRPTVRPRPNIPQDRRLTATTKPPPPPPVT; encoded by the coding sequence ATGGGCTCCGTcggagcggtatcagcggccGTTTATGGCCGCGGAAACAGGGTGATAGCTGCCTCGGATAACGAGTATCGCGTTGTTCTGCCTAGTCTGCCTTCAGGACGTCTGGTTTTGAATACTGTTTTTGTGCACGCGGATGTGAGGGCACGGCCCTACCGTGTAGAAGACTTCAGGGATACGCTGAGTGATTTGAAACTGCTCTCCGAGGTTACGGCcttgggggcgtatcaaatgaatCACGTTTGGGCCGTCACGTTCAAATGTGCCGAAGGTGCGAAGAGGCTGCTGGAAAAAGCGGAAGTGAAAGTGAAGGGCCAGCGTTGCCTCCTCATCGATCCATCGAACCAGGAGCTTCGGTTGAAGCTGCACTGGCTCCTGCCTACCGTACCGGACGACGACGTGCGAGCGGCCTTCCTGAACTATGGCAGAGTGACGGACATTATCAAGGAACGGTGGAAGGTCAGTGGTGTGACTGACAAGGCGTCAACGACGCGAAATGTGGCGATGACACTTAAGGCGGGAGTCAAGCCAGAAGATTTACCCCATCAAATAAGGATTGCTGGTGAGCTGGCTCTTGTGGTGGTGCCGGGAAGGGCACCGCTATGCCTTCGTTGCCAGTGCACTGGACACATTCGTCGGGACTGTAGGGTACCACGGTGCACGTTGTGTCATCGCTTTGGACACAACGAGTCGGAATGCGTGCGTACCTATGCCAGTGTTGCAGGGCCCATGGGAAGCGACGACACTTCGGAGCTCCTAATGGACGAAGCAGATTCCGAGGCAGCAGCGAGAGTGGAGGCAGAAAGTGCCACGATGGACAGCGTGCCAGCTGAGCAAATCTCGGGTGAGAGTGCTCACGTAAAGTCGACGAACCTCAAAGCCGAAGATACATTGTTGGTGAAAATTGATTCCTCGGAAGCACTGCAGACGCAGGAGGACAAAAGCAACGTGACAGAAGAGGTCAACAGGGAAGTTGTGGAGGAAATGGACATTTCCAAGGAGGGCACCACGACGAATAAGCGATCACACGAAGGCGCCGAGGGAGAGAGCGAATCTACCGACCCAAGCAGTCGCGATGAACCTCCAGCAAAAGCAACCCCTGTACGTCGACCGACAGTGCGGCCACGGCCGAACATCCCACAGGATCGGAGGCTGACGGCGACGACGAAGCCGCCGCCACCGCCCCCGGTCACGTAG